The Porites lutea chromosome 4, jaPorLute2.1, whole genome shotgun sequence genome contains a region encoding:
- the LOC140934864 gene encoding thymocyte nuclear protein 1-like, translating to MPPKGKRKAKTTLDDKPGKKKKQENQSTSKATASKQQVQYTRWLIKSEPESRIEKGVDVKFGIDDLQKEPDQTTGWDGVRNYQARNFMRDQMKKGQLAFFYHSNCKTPGIAGIAEIVKEGYVDDTQFDKTDIHYDPSAKEDNPRWYMVDIKFVREMKRYISLRELKELHQEHKVSGGPLKSIALFTSARLSVQPVTEDEFDYICSLEDEKP from the exons ATGCCTCCAAAAGGGAAGCGCAAAGCGAAGACAACATTGGATGATAAACccggcaagaaaaagaaacaag AAAATCAAAGCACTAGCAAAGCAACGGCCTCAAAACAA CAAGTGCAATACACAAGATGGCTCATAAAATCAGAGCCTGAGAGCAGAATAGAGAAAGGAGTCGATGTTAAG TTTGGCATTGATGATTTGCAGAAAGAACCAGACCAAACAACAGGCTGGGATGGTGTCAGAAATTACCAG gctcgAAATTTTATGCGTGACCAGATGAAGAAAGGCCAACTTGCTTTCTTTTACCACAGTAACTGCAAAACTCCTGGCATCGCTGGTATTGCAGAG ATTGTGAAGGAAGGATATGTGGATGATACACAGTTTGATAAGACTGACATTCATTATGACCC gAGTGCTAAAGAAGATAATCCGAGATGGTATATG GTAGATATCAAGTTTGTTCGCGAGATGAAGCGTTATATTTCTTTACGAGAGCTTAAGGAACTTCATCAG GAACACAAAGTTTCCGGTGGTCCGTTAAAATCAATTGCACTATTCACGTCTGCAAGACTATCAGTTCAACCAGTCACTGAAG ATGAATTTGATTACATTTGCAGTTTGGAGGACGAAAAGCCTTAG
- the LOC140935858 gene encoding vacuolar fusion protein MON1 homolog A-like, giving the protein MAAAIDSNGSLKREQQEQDILQGSEPGAGSAENEPLFYVQSDEEVDVSVDEIYTDPEFRASAHSDTSLASTGVISSISSHGSPEPPVFELNDVGSPADEVVNQEENFRATFHIGQNYNDESNNADGQINAKMGLLKVEEEQEEARKTRADSVREISRDSSVEDVNDPKWTLHKKHVFVFSEAGKPIYSRYGSEDKLATLMGVMQALVSVVQDGKNTIRCIIAGGHKFVFVVRGHIILVAVAYTQESVTQLVLQLSYVYNQILSVLTYTQLSRIMEQRRNYDLRRLLAGTEKFVDNLLNLMDHEPSFLLGSVRCLPLSSSVRETIGQSMLQARVKDLVFAILVANNQLVTLIRPKKYSLHPSDLHLIFNLVSASTSFQTAESWTPICLPRFDNSGYLYAHISYLEDNCPACLLLLSTDRNAFFELAGSRQKTLERLKRYRCIEAINEAVARKSYSTDQVGIPELYHFVYKSKSTAQYTSPELEAPYVEAEEQERLFGLYLYLHHRIHSAARPLKILCHVGTREMLLGWVTSGFELYAAFSPLVTKPDAINAINKLLRWIKREEDRLFILSSQVF; this is encoded by the exons ATGGCAGCTGCGATTGATTCAAATGGAAGTTTAAAACGCGAACAACAAGAGCAAGATATTTTGCAAGGTTCTGAGCCAGGAGCTGG CTCAGCTGAGAATGAGCCACTCTTTTATGTCCAGTCTGATGAAGAAGTTGATGTTTCTGTGGACGAAATCTACACTGATCCAGAGTTCAGAGCATCAGCTCATTCAGATACAAGCCTAGCATCTACAGGGGTCATATCTAGCATTAGTAGCCATGGATCACCCGAGCCACCAGTATTTGAATTGAATGATGTTGGTTCACCAGCAGATGAGGTAGTCAACCAGGAAGAGAACTTTCGTGCAACATTTCATATTGGACAAAATTATAATGATGAATCAAATAATGCtgatggacaaattaatgctaAAATGGGTCTATTGAAAGTGGAGGAGGAACAGGAAG AGGCTCGTAAAACAAGAGCAGACAGTGTGCGGGAAATCAGCAGAGACTCATCTGTAGAAG aTGTTAATGATCCTAAGTGGACTCTACACAAGAAGCATGTGTTTGTATTCAGTGAGGCTGGCAAACCTATTTACTCTAG gTATGGTAGTGAGGACAAGCTTGCAACACTGATGGGAGTTATGCAAGCATTAGTGTCTGTTGTGCAGGATGGAAAAAATACGATAAG ATGTATTATAGCAGGAGGCCACAAATTTGTATTCGTAGTTAGAGGGCATATCATTCTTGTGGCAGTGGCATACACACAGGAGTCGGTGACTCAG TTGGTGCTGCAGCTGTCCTATGTTTATAATCAAATCCTTAGTGTTTTAACTTATACCCAGTTATCAAGAATAATGGAACAAAGAAGAAATTATGATCTTAGAAGGCTATTAGCTG GAACAGAGAAATTTGtagataatttattaaatttaatgGATCATGAGCCAAGTTTCCTTCTAGGATCT GTGAGGTGTCTACCACTTTCTAGTTCTGTTAGGGAAACCATTGGTCAGAGTATGCTTCAAGCAAGAGTCAAG GACTTGGTGTTTGCTATATTAGTTGCAAATAATCAGTTAGTCACATTGATCAGACCCAAGAAATACAGCCTGCATCCATCAG ATCTTCATCTTATCTTTAATTTAGTGAGTGCGTCAACATCTTTTCAAACTGCAGAGTCGTGGACGCCCATTTGTTTGCCTCGCTTTGATAATAG TGGCTATCTTTACGCTCACATTTCATATCTGGAAGACAATTGTCCTGCCTGCTTGCTACTCCTTTCTACTGACCGTAACGCGTTCTTTGAGTTAGCGGGAAGTAGACAGAAAACTCTAGAG CGTTTGAAGAGATACAGGTGTATAGAGGCCATTAACGAGGCTGTGGCGAGGAAGAGTTATAGTACAG ATCAAGTTGGAATTCCAGAGTTGTATCATTTTGTTTACAAGTCGAAAAGCACAGCACAGTACACTTCCCCTGAACTAGAAGCTCCTTACGTGGAAGCGGAAGAGCAAGAGAG ACTGTTTGGTTTGTATCTTTACCTTCATCATCGGATTCACTCAGCTGCCAGGCCTTTGAAAATATTATGTCACGTGGGCACACGAGAGATGCTCTTGGGATGG GTAACATCAGGTTTTGAGTTGTATGCAGCTTTCAGTCCGCTTGTCACTAAACCAGATGCCATAAACGCCATTAACAAGCTTTTGAGATGGATTaag CGCGAAGAAGACAGATTATTCATTTTAAGCTCTCAAGTCTTCTAA
- the LOC140932675 gene encoding galanin receptor 2a-like has product MENVTKVSDPVHTSKTPANSSEDLQVSMAQIAKAVAYAAILLLSICGNTLILIVVKKNIGGQMRSVRNYLLTSMAATDLLITIGSMPERLTRVLTNDEWLIDGAMGTALCKVTNFFEKLALSVSIVNLALVAVDRFLAVMFPHKKYFTRRKAFTAIALVWLTSALYCSPELYYGGLLKKRGKTLCKVRQFFPNWKAWYLLYLAELFLTLLLVLSIYTSILCKLWRRQPPNRIGMAREDSLRDSCITANRPDRDAKINRRVIKVMAAILIAFYICFLPYWIGWVFCSYYYSKIICNETYIFISIFLCYANSSLNPVIYCAFSENFRLAFKVVVKQTCPCFASSSSWRRRVTPLISAVVFNRLSLNSLERNQGDIRVRESIKEENEIGSGNRKVLTTEL; this is encoded by the coding sequence ATGGAGAATGTAACCAAAGTCTCCGATCCAGTGCATACAAGCAAAACGCCAGCCAACTCCAGCGAGGATTTACAAGTCTCGATGGCACAGATTGCCAAAGCTGTTGCATACGCAGCTATACTGCTATTGTCTATCTGTGGAAACACACTCATTCTCATCGTGGTGAAAAAGAACATAGGAGGCCAGATGCGATCTGTACGGAACTATCTTCTCACCAGCATGGCTGCTACAGATTTGTTAATTACGATCGGCAGTATGCCCGAAAGACTTACAAGGGTTTTGACGAACGACGAATGGCTTATTGACGGTGCTATGGGAACCGCACTGTGCAAAGTAAcaaacttttttgaaaaactcGCTCTCAGCGTTTCTATCGTCAATCTAGCTCTTGTTGCGGTTGATCGATTTTTGGCGGTAATGTTCCCTCATAAAAAGTATTTCACAAGGCGCAAGGCGTTTACAGCTATTGCTTTGGTATGGCTGACTTCCGCGCTATACTGTTCGCCAGAACTATACTATGGCGGGTTGCTGAAGAAACGAGGAAAAACTCTATGTAAAGTTCgacaattttttccaaattggAAGGCGTGGTATTTACTATACCTGGCAGAGCTTTTTCTGACTCTTCTCCTAGTTTTATCAATTTACACCTCcattctttgcaaactttggcGACGGCAACCTCCAAACAGGATTGGAATGGCGAGGGAAGATTCCTTGAGGGACAGTTGTATCACAGCGAATCGCCCTGACCGCGATGCAAAAATCAATCGAAGAGTTATCAAAGTGATGGCAGCGATATTGATCGCGTTTTATATCTGCTTTCTCCCGTACTGGATCGGCTGGGTGTTCTGTTCTTACTATTATTCAAAGATTATTTGCAATGAAACCTAcatctttatttctatttttctttgttacgcAAATAGCAGCTTAAACCCGGTTATTTACTGCgcgttcagcgagaattttcgCCTTGCTTTTAAAGTGGTTGTCAAACAAACATGCCCGTGTTTTGCCAGCTCTAGTTCATGGCGAAGAAGAGTGACACCTCTAATATCGGCAGTTGTGTTTAATAGGTTGTCACTTAACTCCCTTGAAAGAAATCAAGGTGACATTAGAGTGAGAGAAAGTATTAAGGAAGAGAATGAGATTGGAAGTGGTAACAGAAAAGTTCTGACAACAGAATTGTAA
- the LOC140935861 gene encoding neuropeptide FF receptor 2-like, whose amino-acid sequence MAEVIGNISREENATSPSATDTGAMEKAFKTLAYGVIVFFSVIGNSLIIAAFKLNTSGKLRTVNNMFIVSMAAADLLMTLGSIPERITRILVNDQWIIGGNAGIFFCRTTNFVEKLCVNVTILHLVMIATDRFLVVFYPRRKLITSKRALRMIVITWFASAGYCVPLFYYANLLESDGKLFCKTRYFFQNWRVWYLIFLSLLLTSLLLVVILYSAIAIQLCRSKTPGERPSLKSRNCTRLNNRVLKMVAMVLLAFYCCFLPYWMGWILCSWSKIICNNTYTFISILLMYANSAVNPIIYSFFNEYFQVAFRLIFTNMIQHCLCCKKKRGLLGEARSSDNTSERISANIIKRQSILDAKMFNLRKQTGTQV is encoded by the coding sequence ATGGCGGAAGTAATTGGTAATATTTCCCGTGAAGAAAACGCAACTTCCCCAAGTGCTACAGACACCGGTGCTATggagaaagctttcaaaaccCTGGCTTATGGCGTAATTGTGTTCTTTTCTGTGATCGGTAATTCACTGATTATCGCTGCGTTCAAACTTAACACCAGTGGAAAACTACGCACTGTCAACAACATGTTTATTGTCAGTATGGCTGCCGCAGACTTATTGATGACATTAGGGAGCATCCCTGAAAGGATCACGAGAATATTGGTCAATGACCAGTGGATTATTGGAGGAAACGCGGGAATATTTTTCTGCCGAACGACGAACTTCGTTGAGAAACTTTGCGTAAACGTAACCATTCTTCATCTTGTGATGATTGCTACAGATCGTTTTCTTGTGGTGTTTTATCCTCGCAGAAAACTTATTACAAGCAAAAGAGCTCTTCGAATGATTGTTATCACTTGGTTTGCATCAGCTGGTTACTGTGTGCCCTTGTTTTACTATGCCAACCTACTGGAGAGCGACGGAAAACTCTTTTGCAAAACGCGATACTTTTTCCAAAATTGGCGCGTTTGGTATCTGATTTTCCTGTCCCTGCTTTTGACAAGTTTGCTTCTAGTGGTCATATTATACAGCGCAATAGCTATCCAGCTTTGTAGAAGTAAGACACCCGGTGAACGTCCCTCGTTAAAAAGCCGCAATTGCACACGATTGAACAATCGAGTTCTCAAAATGGTGGCCATGGTTCTGTTAGCattttattgctgttttctGCCGTATTGGATGGGCTGGATCTTGTGCTCTTGGTCGAAAATCATCTGCAACAATACATAcacctttatttcaattttacttATGTACGCTAACAGTGCTGTTAACCccattatttattcatttttcaacGAGTATTTTCAGGTTGCTTTTCGCTTAATCTTTACAAACATGATACAACATTGTCTATGCTGCAAGAAAAAACGAGGCTTACTTGGCGAGGCCCGCAGTAGTGATAACACCAGCGAAAGGATTTCGGCCAACATAATCAAACGCCAAAGCATATTAGATGCAAAAATGtttaacttaagaaaacaaACTGGTACACAGGTGTAA